A segment of the Babylonia areolata isolate BAREFJ2019XMU chromosome 7, ASM4173473v1, whole genome shotgun sequence genome:
tctctttcccCACTCTTTCCATGATTCATTCATTGTATTGAGGTTTGGCCGATACATtgctctccccttgcccccccccccccccccccacacaccttcttctcacctccccctcccctcccctcccctctcgtgGTTGGTTCTATGatgcactctcccccccccccccccccacctactgccccccccctcggccccaccccacccctcctcacccccaccccctgtccttgCTTGCCGTAGTGATGGCGTAACCAGTTTGGCCGACACCAATCGGCAAGTGCAAATAAGTAGTGTAAGCGGTGTGCTCATGAGTATGCTAATGGGGTCCTGGATCTGGTGAACAGATCTGGCGTTGACTGCTCCCTTCCTTTTCCCCTTGTCTGTTCCCCTTCCCTGATTAGGCCCAAGTGTGGTTAGTTTTGTTTAACCAACTGGGGAGTGTTATCAGCATAGAATAAAACCAGTGTGCGCAACTTAAATTTGCCATCTGAAAGAAATGGGACCTGGCACAGCTTAACTGAAATGAAGGTGCAATGAAGTCCTTTTCGACTAAACTTTCGGCTGTGTGCTGTTTAGTGCGTGCTGACCGCTTGTGCTTATAGTGTGTGTTGCTTATTAATGTGGAGTCAACTGCTTGGCAGGAAACGTGTGCTGCTAAGTAGCCTAGAACtgttttgatgtttgtgtgtcgcTTGAAGATGCTTGGGGATGAAAAGGAAATGTTTAGTGCTCAGCAGGAAGTGTGTCGCTTCGATCTGTTTGAGTTAGTGCTGCTTACCCATGCTCATTCTAAGGTTATAGTAAACATTTAtgaaaaccactccatgtggccctgctattggtatgcagagagagagggcaagtgTGCATCATCAACCCCTTTCTGTTCCTCTCAAACACCCTTTTTATATTCacagtagtagcagtaccagttgtagtagcagtagtagtggtaaaaGTATATAGTCGAAAAAGCAGTGGTGGTTTATCTGCTTTTTGTACACACAGAGATGTTCACCAGTTATGACACAGATAGATGTTTTGATGTTTGCTAGCCATGTCATCGACAGTCACCAGCATGTGTTACATGACATTAAACAGTCCTTTTCTTCCCTCTTTGCCATGTTGTAGGTCTGCCTTGGATCGTCCCACGTGTACAGCAGTCTGTCCACACTCTCATTGCTGACGTCACCACACAGTAGCACGTGAAACGCGGCTTTCGCTTCAGGATCTCTTAATCATCCTCCTCTcgcagctctgtgaagagtcactgggttgccgcacagaactgttcaccagattcctcctggcCCATCTGTTGCGTGTCAAAGTCAGAGTCTCTGTCTTCTTGATCAGCTGGTGCCAAAAACCACGCGGACATATTGGGGGAACGGCCGGGAGTCCAACTGCTTGCACTTCTGTGTTCACCTCACTGAGAAGGACACTGACTATGCACACTGCATGCATTGGTGCACGCGCTGATCAAATCATGTGTTGAAGGTtttgaggaagggaaagagaacaAGCATGTCTGCCATCTATCAGTCACTTACTGTCTAAAAGAATTGAAGCACAGTAACTGTAACTGCTTACTCTGCCATTATCGGTTCACAGCTTTAGTTCACTGTTGCTCCCTCTTGAGTAGTTGTTGGTTGTGTGATAAATAAATACGGAAGGacgtgaataaagaaagaaagacagacagaagtagaaaaTCACCATCAAAGAAAACATGAAATTACCGAAAACTTGGCTTGTTTGCGTGGCTGCATGTCTTTTTGTGGCTTTCTTCGCCTTCTACCCCCAGTTTCACAAGCACCCTGATACTTCGGACTGCATTAGAACTCACAAAGGAGAAGCAAACAAGTCTGAAGAACTCAGAACCATGGACACGGAAGCGATGAAGGCCGAAGAAGGAGACTTCAGAGTCATCAACATGACCCACGTCAGCCCTCTGGTGCAGGTGGCCAGAAGGATCCAGCTGCGGCACGGAGCGGTCATGCTCTGCATGATCAACGACGCCTATTTCGACTTTGCCGCCAGCTGGGGCTGCAACACGGCGCCCCTGGACGTGCACCGGCACGTGCTCTTCCTGACCACGGATGTCACCACGGGGCAGCGGCTCAAGTGTCTGTGGCCCGAGGTGTCCGTCGTGGCTATGGACCCCCCGCAGTTCTCGGGCTTCCGCAACTACAGCAGGGCGGGGCACGTGCGAATGATGACGGAGCGCACTCGCTTCATCCTCCGCCTGCTGGAGGCCGGGGTACCGCTGCTGCTGTTCGAGGTGGACTGCCTGTGGCTGAAGGACCCGCTGCCCTTCCTGCAGCCCTTCCACGCCGCGGCGGACATCGTAGGCACCCGGGTCAACACCGTCAAGCCGATCGTCGTCGCTTCGGGCTTCCTGCTGCTCCACCC
Coding sequences within it:
- the LOC143283864 gene encoding uncharacterized protein LOC143283864 yields the protein MDTEAMKAEEGDFRVINMTHVSPLVQVARRIQLRHGAVMLCMINDAYFDFAASWGCNTAPLDVHRHVLFLTTDVTTGQRLKCLWPEVSVVAMDPPQFSGFRNYSRAGHVRMMTERTRFILRLLEAGVPLLLFEVDCLWLKDPLPFLQPFHAAADIVGTRVNTVKPIVVASGFLLLHPTPTTVQFWRKLTDDLDQLVASFKKLGNTDRVSEADNEQRYFTRLARKQYAGINISYVPDAQFPDGKWYSLPEKKRRESCPVLINNNWVVGKDGKRGRAKAFGHWFWDEAQGKCNATAVNRLFH